The stretch of DNA TTTCTTCCTTGGAACTGACGGAATACAGTCACCAGTGACACTCACTCCAACTCACTCAAACAGAACTGGGAAGATCAGCCCTGAGATTTTTGTTGACAACGTGACAATACGGCACGGGTCAATCAGGGCTGCCAAGAGTTCCAGTCCGGGTCCATCGGTTCAAGTGAATGAAGACGGTCTGGAGATTCAGTGCTAGTTACTGATTGTAGACGTTATGCTCGAGGGATTGGATGGCTGTGTGGCTTGTTTTAATGCTCTTGAATTAAGCTCAATCAATCCAAACTACTAGATCGAAGCCTACCAGTGGAAGCTGAAACAACTGAAGTGCTAAAGAATTGATGGAGGATAACGAAACAACAAAATATAGGACGAAAGTTTAGGATTGGGTAAAAGTTATATTCGGCGCTCAGGGCttgtaattaaaaaaaatcttggaatgaagacaaattcaaatatCTATAAATATCAATCCAAAGTTTCATCCGaaaattttgtccattttcgcGACGGATTGGCCATTTACCGCTGGTCGATTGGCTCGAGATCCCAGAGAAGGGCAGCCCTGATTTGAAAGGTAGAGCATATTTTGGCATGAGACACCAATTTTCCCATTTAGTTGTGTACTATCAACATCCAAGCTATTCCATCTCATTGACATGACACCATAATGCTTTGAAGTTCACTCAaagatttccttttttcctatGATAATCGCCATTGCCCACTCTATTTCTCAGGGATACTTCTAATCTCACTTTTTCCACGTTGTGGCTCGACTATGGGCCGGGCAGCTGATACATTGAGACATGGGGGTACATCGGGCGCTGCCTGCCCTGGCTTCAACAGAAACCACTGCTAAGAAATGTCTTGAGAGAGCTATAGTGACCAGACCTGGCCCTTTACAGCTAGATAAGCAGTACTCTCATGTTCGGGAGATACATCTTCCAGAACTTGAACCGAGCAGTTATACGATTTCTTAATATCTTCCAagcattttcattgatttttgaaatctAGTTTCTCGACTAATGTCAGATTTTGTTTCGCCAAAAAGCTATTATCATAACTCCTCTTGTCTTCACTCGGATATGCATATCCATCCCGTTTACTACCTCAACAAATTGTTCACTCTCGTTTGCAGCCCTTCTTCAAATAGATCTTGAAGGCTTTAAAATCTAATCCACTTTGGGCTTCAGTCTAccgtttttttccttccacaAAGGCACTCTAGCGCTCTTTTGGTGCCAAATCATTTGGTCACCATGATCTAGATACAGCATCAGCAGCGTTGCTTATTGCGGCGTGTTTGGTTGGTGAATAACAATCATCCTGGTTCGTCTGTCTTGATTCTCACGTTGCATTAGATTCCATCGATTCCATCCCATCAACCGAGTGCTGAAACCTCCATCATGAACGTGCCCGTGTTCATCAACATCGATCTGGAGTCTCAGGTAATTGGGTGTACATTGGGTTTGCGTCGGACATCTGGGACTGAGTATGGGACTGAGTATGGGACTGAGTATATTTTCAGGCCGAGGAGTTGCGCGGTTACTTCAAGGAGTTGGGAGCCGAGATTTCGGCCGAACGCTCGCCCAAGGGCATTGAGGACGACCTGCACAAGATCATCGGTGTGTGCGATGTGGCCATTCACAAGCCGGATGCCGTGCCCGCCGAGGTGGAGGAGGTGCTCAACGGTATCGTGTCCATGTTCTCGTGGGTCACTAAAGAGGACAAATCCGGCAACCTGATCCTGGCCTTGTGCGAGAAGCTCTTCAAGGCGCCCAACCATGAGATCGGACTCACCTGCCTCAAAGTGTAAGTCACTACTCACCCCAGCCTTAATATTCGGGTCAAAGGCAGTCCCGAAATTCGATATACGTTATTAGTTTCGTGGCAGGGTTAAGAGTCATCATTATATATGCGTGCCTTCACCGTTCTTGGTCATGTTTGTGTTGCTAGTTACGAAGTCAGACGACTGGTCTTTtgcttggcctgccatctaATGATGGCTATTCCAATCGAGAGATATACCGGCTTCGTTGTCCCAGCCTACTTTGAGTTTTTTAGTTGGAGCActcttttggtttgggtgaAAGCGGCTGGTTCTTTTAAGACAGGCCTTAGACAGTGGTAAACTCAGAATGCAAGTAAGAATTGAATGATCTATGACAATAGTTTCTGAAACTGATACCGCCAAGTTtaaatcgtccatagatgtcATTGATTAAACCATTAGGGTAGGAATTGCAAGTCGTTTTAGGTAAGGCATAAAAATCCGCAGAAAATCATGCCTGCTGTGTTTAGATCATGACTATTAAGTCGCGAGACACTTTCTCGTACCGTCTATATGTTtagcaaaattgaattttggctccttctttatttttatttttttcaccagCGAATTTTAAAAGGTCACTCAAACTTTTGagggtcaatgatttttggtTCTGGTGTTAGCATTAGCTTTgagttccagttcatttaTCCATGATAAGAATGGTTCAAATAGCATTGTATTTTTTATTAGCTGTTACAGGTTTAATCATTAATgtgccaaaaaaaggaaatgcacTTTAGGGAAAAGAAGCTATTTTGGATTTATTGTCCAACTTTAGAATTTTCTTGTGtttttgacttttgacttttttaaacattagacaagttattttttgtctaatattgcgctttttggcttggtttttagtacctcttctgtATTAAAAAGTTTCCCAGTGATATCTCGATTTTTTTGCTGACATAATTTGATAGCTGCTAATTAAAGGAGTCCCAACTTTATGCGATAACAACATCTGCCGTTGTAAAAACAAACGCCAAAAGGAGGAAGAATATAAGAGCATCTTGGACCTCCGTCATGCAGGCAAATGGTGCCTCAAGTCAGCTTTGGAGGCTGCCTTGTACTACCTTGACCAGGAGGTCATCCCTGCATCATGTCAAACAGCTTAGCAAACACTTTCTTCGGTCATTGTGGCCAAGGGCGGTTTTTCTAGATCAAGTTCATCTAAGTGGGTGAAAAAGTAGAGAGAGAATTTTTATTAGGATGATGAATTATCCGCAAAACGGCCTTGAAATCAGTAAATTTAGATGTCACCCAGTATCAGCCGATTTCTCCATTTAATCTTGATAATCTTTTGTCAAGGACTAGCtaggtctgccaactcaaattcgttggtagaccaaatatcatatacagattgaaatcaaataaatagacgaattaaaaCCTTTCACTATAATAGcaccggggattacattctctgtagcggttagaaaagcccgtgaataACCAAATCccctaaaaaaatgaaaaaatagctttatttgttttttttccttcatggTAAAGCAATAATTGTTTCGTGAACtgtgttgcaaaaaaaacaaacaaaagtatTCAAGAACAACTGATCCAGTAGGATTACTTTTAAAGGTTGGGATTGACCGAACCCATTTCTAACGTAACTCACCACTCAATCAACACTTGTCAACAGACAACTACGTTCATGACGTTAAGATTGAAAGTCAATCGCACATTTTCtgcaaagagcaaaaaataaatgaaaagtcataataaaaaaatgcaacggCCCAACGAAATCGGAATGAATGTAGATTTGACATTATCTGACTTGTTTAGCACGCCCAAAGGGTCTTTTCAATTGTAAACAGTTTTAGGGTTTACTATTGTAATGTCATTTGGCGTAGAATCGCCCGCAAAAACGGCTAAAAAGTTTTTCGGCAATAAGTATGCGTCACCTTTACGGTTCAAGGTTGTTaagttcgttttttttttttaaccacaGTTCGTTAAATTTAGTGCCAATACCTGAAATAACCACGAAGTGGTTTTAGACACTTCACTTTCAAATATAGTCGATCTTTTATAATAATCGAACCCAATGAATCTGCGATTATCATCATAATTAATCCATCAATAACTAGATGGAAATGGCCATTTCTATCCCAAATCGTCGTTCTGAGCCAACCTTCAAAGCGCCTCCGGTGAACGGTTATTTTGTCCCATTGAAACAAGAAATCCGCTTTATGACATTTCATTCTTCGTTGTGATCTTGACTTTTGCCAATGCTGCGTCATCTCAAGAAATCTCAAACTTTTGATCACAAATCTGACTAAGCGAAGAAAAGGTTCTTTTCAATCGTGTTCTGATATAATAAGCTGTCATGTTCTGATCCAAGTAATACATGCTGCCTTTCGTAAAACCTACCAAATTGCCCTAACAAACAGTTGTGCATATCGGTAAACTGTCGACAGATGCTAGGCAGCTTCGCAAACAAGCTATTCTCCCATTCCACGTCCATTGTTTGCCCTCCGTTcagcaaagtaaaaaaaaagaaaaaaagatctttCCCTAGGTGAGGCTCGAACTCACAACCCCGGCATCGCTCATCAGTTGTACTGTCTATAAGTACCGTGCGCTAACCGATTGCGCCACTAGGGAATTTGTACTGTGACTTGGAGACCTGTTCTACCAATCTGTATTGGTGGTTTGTGGCTTGATTGGTGGAACTTCTCTTGTAGTATGTGGTCGCTTTACCAAAGCTTACCTGAGGTGTCCCCTATGCGTTTCCAAGTGTATTTCTACTTGGTTCAATTAGCGGGTCGCACCAATCAGGTGGATTTGGTATTCAAGGATGTGGATTCGTTCAAATCACAATTCCTCACCAGTCCCCCTTCCAATGAGCAAATGCAGAAACTTCTCCGCACTCTTCACAGCGTCTTGCTAAATGCTAAGAAAAGGTAACAAATTGAACCTGAAGAGAATTTACAATCCTTGATATCTCACCTAGACATTCGGAACATTCGTATTTTTTAGTGAGCCTGCGTCTGAGGTCATGATCATGCTTTTGGGAACGTACACCACGGAAAACGCCAGTCAGGCGCGAGAAGAGGCCCAACGGTGTATCATTGCATCGTTGGCAGATCCTGATACGTTTCTTTTGGATCATTTGCTCCAGCTGAAGCCGGTCAAATTCTTGGAAGGTTAGTTACTCATTCAATAAAAtgttatggttttttttatgtgtTGGTGACTGtgtatttttgaattttaggcGAACTTATTCACGATCTCTTGAAGATTTTCGTGTTCGAGAAGTTGGAAGGCTACCAAAAGTTTTACGACAACCACAAGGAATTTGTCACTGGTTTGGGTCTAAAGCACGAAGACAACATGACCAAGATGAAGCTTTTGACGTTCATGCAATTGGCTGAGACTCGCTCTCAAGTGTCCTTTGGGGAGATCCAGAAACACCTTCAATTGGCCGATGGGGAAGTTGAGGATTTCTTGGTGGATCGTAAGTCCTGTTTTGACATCATTTTGTTCTTATGCGGACTTCATTACTACCGCCACTGGGAATATAGGCAGTGAAAGATAGCAAAGTTATattctttatttatttattttttcattaaattaatatctgatccaccaacaaattagagttagTAGATCTGGCTAGGCTAGCCAGCCCTTGCTTGCATaggtagggttgatctggaattttggtCATAACATTTGTCTCCAAACGTGCAGTTGATTTAGCCTCAAAGGATACGTACTACtattgaaaatgatcattcatGAATTGTCACTTACTCTTGTTGGAAACATCTATCATCATCGCTTTAAATTTATGAGCTTAGCATAAGTAAGTTATCACTTCCTGCCTGGGGCATAATTACCCGCGAGACCCTAAGTAATTAACCAATTGAATgctttcctccttggagagtGAAGAGCATTTGTTGAGAGGGTTGACTTGAGGTAGAGAAATCTCTTGGTTTGCCAAGTTACGCTTGATTCATCGTTTGCCACTGTCACTAaatcattggccattgattgcACAAAATCTTTGGCAAAATGAAACGATTCCTAGAAGTCTCTCAAAATACGCCAGGAAACTTTCTCGAGAGCAATACCTCCTTCCTTCGTCCACTCCAACTTTTCCACAACCTCCAAAGGGCTGACTGGTTCCCCTTATTCACCGACCCACTTCAATCAAGGAACTTTCTCGTTCCAAAAGAGACACATGTGAGCCATCTGTTCATCAATCGAATGGCATGGACTTCTCCTTCTTCCCGGACGTCTTCCTTCTGCAACGTCGTCCCCGTTTTCAAGCCTTCTCATTCACCTCCattaatccttttttttgtgtATGATTTCAGTGCTGAAGACCAAGTTGGTTCGTGCCAAACTGGATCAAGCCAACAAAGTGGTCCATGTCTCTTCGACCATGCATAGGACCTTCACGAAGCAACACTGGAACCATCTCCACCAGCTCCTCACCAACTGGAAAACCCAGTTGACGGTGAGTCGCGAGCACATCGGACAACTGGCCGTGGCTCAAGTTGAGCTCATGCGACAGAATCAACGGGCGACCAAGGCCCAGATTTAGAATTGAAGCTTCCCAATAAAGGTCATTAATCCCATTTGCTTGGCTTGTTATTGGTTTCTTCGCCTTCGGGTTCTTGTCTTGTCCAATCCAAATgagctagctcattcattcaaaaggaGTCTCCAATAGAATTGGACTCATCAGAAAACTTGAACACAatagaaaattcaatttgttatTAAATGAAGACGTCTTTGCGCTTCGTGAAAAATTTGTCTTCATACTAATTGCCAGAATGCACTTTCGTGCTTTTTGTGTGCTAGTCTCCTCCAAAAATCGGCCAATTAGGCCTAATGGACCACACATGTTTCATAATGGGTATGTCTTGACCTCTGCAAATTACTTCAGAATGTTGTGATTGGTATTTAAGATAACACATTATTCGGCAGATcactttgcttttttttcttgatatGCATCCACAAGTTTACGTTTCAACCTCACCTGCCTCTTGTCTCTTTTGGCTCGGGTTGTAAATAAGGCAAGCAATACAACCTAACTTGGGAAGAAGTCCATTAAGTGGTTGAGAAAGTTGTCGTCCTGAGGAGTAGGGCAAAGTTTTCGCACATCCAATCGATTTCTTTTGCAGAGACTCAGTTTGAATTGTCTCAGATGTCCACCATCTTGCTCCTACAATAAAATCTATTTTGATGGGCCCTAAGGATATCAGTTACACCCTGTTGCAGGCCTACCATCACTAGTGTACTTTATAAAAACGAAAATTACACTACAGAACAGAATGAAATGTTCACATCCGTCGTGATCCGAAAAAGGCCTAAATCATTCAGTGATAACAATTGCACTCAAATTCTTTAAAGGGCCTTCTGCAAGGTGTCATGCCCaaaatcattgttcaatgt from Tigriopus californicus strain San Diego chromosome 3, Tcal_SD_v2.1, whole genome shotgun sequence encodes:
- the LOC131877476 gene encoding eukaryotic translation initiation factor 3 subunit M-like, which codes for MNVPVFINIDLESQAEELRGYFKELGAEISAERSPKGIEDDLHKIIGVCDVAIHKPDAVPAEVEEVLNGIVSMFSWVTKEDKSGNLILALCEKLFKAPNHEIGLTCLKVMWSLYQSLPEVSPMRFQVYFYLVQLAGRTNQVDLVFKDVDSFKSQFLTSPPSNEQMQKLLRTLHSVLLNAKKSEPASEVMIMLLGTYTTENASQAREEAQRCIIASLADPDTFLLDHLLQLKPVKFLEGELIHDLLKIFVFEKLEGYQKFYDNHKEFVTGLGLKHEDNMTKMKLLTFMQLAETRSQVSFGEIQKHLQLADGEVEDFLVDLLKTKLVRAKLDQANKVVHVSSTMHRTFTKQHWNHLHQLLTNWKTQLTVSREHIGQLAVAQVELMRQNQRATKAQI